From Woronichinia naegeliana WA131, the proteins below share one genomic window:
- a CDS encoding transposase — protein MYVIPPEKSAEFVSNMEDVLEIYHRPYDPNCPVICMDEQPIQLVKETRLPLPAKPGQPEAHDYEYERNGTANIFMFTEPLSGWRKTVVSERRTSVDWATEIKNLLDNDYADNDKVILVCDQLNTHKLASLYSNSKFKWYK, from the coding sequence ATGTACGTGATTCCACCAGAAAAGAGTGCCGAATTTGTGTCTAACATGGAAGATGTTCTAGAAATTTATCACCGACCCTATGACCCCAATTGTCCAGTGATTTGCATGGATGAGCAACCTATACAATTGGTCAAAGAAACCCGCCTTCCTCTACCAGCCAAACCTGGACAGCCAGAGGCGCATGATTACGAATATGAACGCAATGGAACAGCCAATATCTTTATGTTTACAGAACCCTTGTCTGGGTGGCGAAAGACAGTTGTCAGTGAACGTAGAACATCGGTTGACTGGGCAACAGAAATTAAGAATTTACTCGATAACGACTATGCTGATAACGACAAAGTCATTTTAGTATGTGATCAGCTAAATACTCACAAACTTGCCTCACTATACAGCAATTCCAAATTCAAATGGTATAAATAG
- a CDS encoding helix-turn-helix domain-containing protein, with translation MLKTYIVRLSQEERQTLKDLVSIGKGAAYKIKHANILLNIDVNGQGWTDEEAAAAFSCHRNTVANLRERLVNEGVESALSRKPRKTPPRQPIIDGEVEAKLIALRCGEPPAGQARWTLRLLADKAVELEIVPAISHETVRQVLKKTN, from the coding sequence ATGCTCAAGACCTATATTGTCCGATTAAGTCAAGAAGAACGTCAGACCCTAAAAGATTTGGTATCCATCGGCAAAGGAGCGGCTTACAAAATTAAGCACGCCAATATTCTGTTAAACATTGATGTGAATGGACAAGGATGGACGGATGAGGAAGCTGCCGCCGCCTTTAGTTGTCACCGTAACACAGTCGCCAATCTCAGGGAGCGATTGGTCAATGAAGGTGTGGAGTCAGCATTAAGCCGCAAGCCCCGCAAAACGCCGCCTCGTCAACCGATTATTGATGGAGAGGTAGAAGCAAAACTAATCGCCTTACGTTGTGGAGAACCGCCTGCTGGTCAAGCCCGTTGGACATTGAGGTTACTAGCCGACAAGGCGGTCGAGTTAGAAATTGTGCCAGCAATTAGTCACGAAACCGTGCGTCAAGTGTTAAAAAAAACGAACTAA
- a CDS encoding IS4 family transposase, with protein MTTAAVEEYKIMLSVGDTTFLDYRNIKEKREGYGPTGKGGNGLILHSALAIEPEKGQVLGLLWQKLWNREVKEKPPTDETAKQKKERQKEQRKAARQRPFEEKESYKWVEALNTCEKQVESSTRVIHVFDREGDVSEVFDSVRQLKHTGVLVRASHNRSLDKNSERLWQHLESEPIRFHQEIEIPSTGKRKARKVKLAVRFCSVNLRTPYRFDNRDPLNVYAVYATEIDCPEGETPLSWMLLTTEVVETIEMAVTILRWYTYRWRVEEFHKVLKSGCQSERYRLASDGMKTLLGFLSVIAVELLHVTYLHRTQPDALAIEILNPLQLQVLKAAASQKLPPILTVAWAVESVAFLGGYLEHRRKTPLGIQVLWRGWLKLHDLCQGWQLAIRT; from the coding sequence ATGACAACTGCCGCCGTAGAAGAATATAAGATAATGCTATCAGTCGGAGATACGACCTTCTTAGATTATCGCAATATCAAGGAAAAAAGGGAAGGGTATGGGCCGACTGGAAAAGGCGGGAATGGATTAATACTGCATAGTGCTTTAGCAATTGAGCCAGAAAAAGGACAAGTATTAGGTTTATTATGGCAAAAACTGTGGAATAGGGAGGTAAAAGAAAAGCCCCCAACAGATGAAACGGCGAAGCAGAAAAAAGAAAGACAGAAAGAACAAAGAAAAGCAGCTCGTCAAAGACCATTTGAGGAAAAAGAATCCTACAAATGGGTAGAGGCTCTAAACACCTGTGAGAAACAGGTAGAAAGTTCAACGAGGGTAATTCATGTATTTGACAGAGAAGGAGATGTTTCAGAAGTCTTTGACTCAGTGCGTCAACTCAAGCATACAGGAGTGCTGGTCAGAGCGTCTCATAATCGTAGTTTAGACAAAAATAGTGAACGACTTTGGCAACATTTGGAATCAGAACCGATTCGTTTTCATCAAGAAATCGAGATTCCGAGTACAGGAAAAAGAAAAGCACGGAAGGTTAAGCTTGCCGTCCGATTTTGCTCAGTTAATCTACGAACTCCCTATCGTTTTGATAATCGTGACCCGTTGAATGTCTATGCTGTTTATGCGACAGAAATCGATTGTCCCGAAGGCGAAACTCCTTTATCTTGGATGCTTCTGACTACAGAAGTTGTTGAGACTATTGAGATGGCTGTCACTATTCTTCGTTGGTACACCTACCGATGGCGGGTTGAAGAATTTCATAAAGTCCTTAAGTCTGGTTGTCAGAGTGAGCGTTATCGACTTGCCTCTGATGGAATGAAAACTCTTTTGGGTTTTTTAAGTGTCATTGCTGTTGAACTTTTACACGTTACTTATCTTCATCGTACCCAGCCCGATGCTCTCGCGATTGAAATTCTTAATCCTCTTCAACTTCAGGTGTTAAAAGCAGCCGCCTCTCAAAAACTTCCCCCTATTTTGACTGTTGCTTGGGCTGTCGAGTCTGTTGCTTTTCTTGGTGGTTATCTTGAACATCGTCGTAAAACTCCTCTCGGTATCCAAGTCCTTTGGCGCGGTTGGTTGAAGTTGCATGACCTTTGCCAAGGCTGGCAGCTTGCAATCCGCACTTAA
- a CDS encoding transposase, with protein MLEWWTKNFASCELGDERLNNRAFSIGKKLSEGFGKALSEVFKGGNELKRAYEFLGIRKQTLSR; from the coding sequence ATGTTGGAATGGTGGACAAAAAACTTTGCCAGTTGTGAATTGGGAGACGAGAGGCTAAACAATCGTGCCTTCTCGATTGGGAAAAAGTTAAGTGAGGGGTTTGGAAAAGCCTTATCAGAAGTGTTTAAGGGAGGAAACGAGTTAAAGAGGGCCTATGAATTTTTGGGAATCCGAAAACAGACTTTGTCAAGATAA
- a CDS encoding ParA family protein has protein sequence MIIAIASFKGGVGKTTTAIHLAAYFSGFAKTLLIDDDLNRSSTTWSKRGSFPFTVEDETEAAKSVRAYQNIVIDTQARPTEEELKTLIKGCDLLVIPSTPDTLALDSLMLTIDTLRVLGSQKHRVLLTMIPPYPSKDGEEARNLLTKAELPLFKTGIKRYSVFPKASLAGLIVSAVNDPKAAIAWADYQAVGQEIVEGLNP, from the coding sequence ATGATTATTGCCATTGCCAGTTTCAAGGGAGGAGTCGGCAAAACCACAACAGCGATTCATCTAGCCGCCTACTTCTCTGGTTTTGCGAAAACATTGCTGATTGATGATGATCTGAATCGAAGTTCTACTACTTGGAGTAAGCGCGGCTCATTTCCTTTTACTGTAGAGGATGAGACAGAGGCCGCTAAGTCAGTTCGGGCCTATCAGAATATTGTTATTGATACCCAGGCTCGCCCAACGGAGGAGGAATTAAAGACCTTGATCAAGGGTTGTGATTTACTAGTCATTCCATCAACACCGGATACTCTAGCCTTGGATAGCTTGATGCTGACGATTGATACTCTCCGAGTCTTAGGAAGTCAGAAGCATCGGGTCTTATTAACGATGATTCCGCCCTACCCGTCTAAAGATGGAGAAGAAGCCAGAAATTTGCTGACTAAAGCGGAACTTCCTCTCTTTAAAACCGGCATTAAACGATACTCCGTTTTCCCAAAGGCCTCTCTAGCCGGTCTTATTGTTTCCGCCGTTAATGATCCTAAAGCGGCGATCGCCTGGGCGGATTATCAAGCCGTCGGTCAAGAAATTGTAGAAGGACTAAACCCATGA
- a CDS encoding chromate transporter: MTIDIEDPARLPYAVLTLQQQRQRLRELARVFFRLGLTAFGGPAAHIALMDHEVVERRQWMSRTQLLDLLGITNLIPGPNSSELAIHIGYERGGWRGLWIAGGCFILPAMLMVWGLAALYQRYQTVPQMEWLLYGIKPVIIAIVVQALVKLGQKAIKDQWTLCATLLAIAGYLGHWPELLILLLLGLLVMAIKRGLSQSWGIGFWLWPLPGLLTPTSNPALNSVSWLGVFFFFLKIGSILYGSGYVLLAFLQRELVEQHHWLTSQQLLDAVAIGQITPGPVFTTATFVGYLLAGNAGAIAGTVGIFLPAFALVWLVHPWVAKLRQSLWVSGFLDGINSASLGLMAGVTYTLAQETLQDSLTLGLAIISSIILFLFPINTAWLVLGGGLVSLAVRVWN, from the coding sequence ATGACCATTGACATTGAAGACCCAGCCAGACTTCCCTACGCCGTTTTAACACTTCAGCAGCAACGACAGCGATTAAGAGAATTAGCTAGGGTTTTTTTCCGATTAGGATTGACCGCTTTTGGGGGCCCAGCCGCCCATATCGCCTTAATGGATCACGAAGTTGTCGAGCGTCGTCAGTGGATGAGTCGAACTCAACTTTTAGATTTACTCGGAATTACTAACTTAATTCCTGGCCCAAACTCTTCAGAACTGGCGATTCATATTGGTTATGAACGGGGAGGATGGCGAGGTCTATGGATCGCTGGAGGTTGTTTTATTCTGCCAGCCATGCTGATGGTGTGGGGATTGGCCGCGCTCTATCAGCGTTACCAAACCGTTCCCCAGATGGAATGGCTCTTGTATGGAATTAAGCCTGTGATTATCGCTATTGTTGTGCAGGCCCTCGTAAAGTTAGGACAAAAAGCCATTAAAGATCAATGGACACTTTGCGCTACGCTGCTGGCGATCGCTGGATATTTGGGACATTGGCCTGAACTCCTGATTTTATTGCTTCTCGGCCTACTCGTTATGGCCATTAAAAGAGGACTATCTCAATCTTGGGGAATAGGTTTTTGGCTATGGCCGCTGCCTGGTTTACTGACACCAACTAGCAACCCCGCTCTCAATTCGGTCAGTTGGTTGGGGGTCTTTTTCTTTTTTCTCAAAATTGGTTCAATTCTCTACGGTAGTGGTTATGTTCTTTTAGCGTTTCTACAACGGGAATTGGTTGAACAACATCATTGGTTAACGTCTCAACAGCTTTTAGATGCAGTAGCGATCGGTCAAATAACGCCCGGCCCAGTATTCACCACAGCAACCTTTGTTGGCTATCTTTTAGCCGGAAATGCAGGGGCGATCGCCGGAACAGTAGGGATTTTTTTACCGGCTTTTGCCCTCGTTTGGCTGGTTCATCCCTGGGTGGCTAAATTACGTCAATCTCTTTGGGTCAGTGGCTTTCTCGATGGGATCAATTCCGCTTCCTTGGGCTTAATGGCGGGGGTAACTTACACTTTAGCTCAAGAAACACTTCAAGATAGCTTAACCCTTGGTTTGGCGATTATCAGTAGTATTATTCTCTTTCTTTTTCCGATTAACACCGCCTGGTTAGTATTGGGGGGTGGGTTAGTGAGTTTAGCTGTCCGAGTCTGGAATTGA
- a CDS encoding MoxR family ATPase encodes MTCKIKPLRSVDEKLLDYLLELVEQTRKHPDVLVGASPRAAVLWLQSSRARAWLKGRDYLIPDDLKSVAPNLLRHRLIIKPEAQLDGVKIDSIIANILKQITVPR; translated from the coding sequence TTGACTTGCAAAATCAAACCTTTACGCTCAGTTGATGAAAAACTATTAGATTATCTTTTAGAATTAGTTGAGCAAACCCGTAAACATCCTGATGTGTTAGTGGGAGCTTCTCCCCGTGCGGCGGTACTTTGGTTACAGTCCAGTCGTGCTAGAGCTTGGCTAAAGGGACGGGATTACCTCATTCCTGATGATTTAAAAAGTGTGGCTCCTAACCTTTTACGTCATCGACTGATTATTAAACCAGAAGCTCAATTAGATGGGGTAAAAATTGACAGTATTATTGCTAATATTCTCAAACAAATTACAGTACCGAGATAA
- a CDS encoding MoxR family ATPase, with protein MRQIPGEQTEPITTDHQNFNRLQQAIEYYIVGQTTIINQLLIALLSGGHVILEGVPGVGKTLLVKVLARLIQSDFCRIQLTPDILPSDILGTSIFDLQNQTFTLS; from the coding sequence ATGAGACAAATTCCTGGGGAGCAGACGGAGCCAATCACAACCGATCACCAAAATTTTAATCGTCTCCAACAGGCGATCGAGTACTATATCGTCGGGCAAACAACGATTATCAATCAATTATTAATCGCTCTCTTAAGTGGTGGTCATGTGATTTTGGAAGGGGTGCCAGGAGTTGGAAAGACTCTATTAGTTAAAGTCCTCGCTCGCTTGATTCAATCCGACTTTTGCCGTATTCAACTAACCCCTGATATTCTACCCTCGGATATTTTGGGAACTAGCATTTTTGACTTGCAAAATCAAACCTTTACGCTCAGTTGA
- a CDS encoding class I SAM-dependent methyltransferase has translation MSKDTNCNLCGADDYQVLFAADVAQINQIVQCNHCGLMYANPRQQIDSDSIEEYDPNWVLDHLHEPRMQQRIDKETLQVRDYTDTKAFVNNRFPNKGNLLEIGSGFGFLLNFFKQDGWQVTGIEPNEALCRYAESELKLSSLPLPLEKTAIADQSQDAILMIHVIEHVADPFACLEKVYQVLKPGGIFVLETPRYDTLMFKLLGKRERSLSCEGHI, from the coding sequence ATGAGTAAAGATACTAATTGTAATCTCTGTGGTGCGGATGACTATCAGGTTCTTTTTGCAGCCGATGTTGCCCAAATCAATCAAATTGTTCAATGTAATCATTGTGGCTTGATGTATGCCAATCCTAGACAGCAGATTGATTCGGATTCTATTGAAGAATATGATCCTAACTGGGTATTAGATCATCTTCATGAACCTAGAATGCAGCAGCGAATTGATAAAGAAACGTTACAGGTCAGAGACTATACTGATACAAAGGCCTTTGTCAATAATCGTTTTCCCAATAAAGGAAATTTACTGGAGATTGGCAGTGGTTTTGGCTTTTTGCTGAATTTCTTTAAACAAGATGGTTGGCAAGTGACGGGTATTGAGCCGAATGAGGCTCTCTGTCGTTATGCGGAGTCGGAATTAAAATTATCGTCTTTGCCCCTTCCTCTTGAAAAAACAGCGATCGCCGATCAAAGTCAAGATGCCATTTTGATGATTCATGTGATTGAACATGTTGCCGATCCCTTTGCCTGTTTAGAAAAAGTTTATCAAGTGCTGAAGCCAGGAGGTATTTTTGTCTTAGAAACCCCTCGTTATGATACCTTAATGTTTAAATTATTAGGGAAACGAGAAAGAAGCTTAAGTTGTGAAGGTCATATTTAG
- a CDS encoding phosphorylase → MTCSSVSLPPGTLWPRVIAQTQSALENGALQPIATEIHSLEEQGVNFLVRILANLERKAQAKKLQTTTKPKDFNPFLPYDANLFVGDLSATHVCLLNKFNAVDHHLLIITRDFEEQENLLNLEDFTAAVLALTEIDGLVFYNSGKLAGASQRHKHLQLVPLPLVDTNISFPLETWFLAAMWAGKSLPFQQAIAPCPQNCQSEPENWAAYLEITYLQLLQQLDLWQPASPKPKPYNLLMTRQWLMLIPRSQESYNGIEVNALGFVGALLVRNTSQLEQLKTIGPFTLLKKVGV, encoded by the coding sequence ATGACGTGCAGTAGTGTTAGCTTACCTCCAGGAACTCTCTGGCCTCGTGTGATTGCCCAAACTCAATCTGCCTTGGAGAATGGAGCCTTACAACCCATTGCTACCGAAATTCACTCTCTGGAAGAACAGGGGGTAAATTTCTTGGTCAGGATTTTGGCTAACCTAGAACGCAAAGCTCAGGCGAAAAAACTGCAAACTACTACCAAACCGAAGGATTTTAATCCCTTTTTGCCCTATGATGCCAATTTATTTGTTGGCGATCTCTCCGCCACCCATGTCTGTTTACTCAATAAATTTAATGCCGTTGATCATCATTTATTAATCATTACCCGTGATTTTGAAGAGCAGGAAAACTTATTGAATTTAGAGGATTTTACGGCGGCGGTTTTGGCTTTGACAGAAATAGATGGCTTGGTTTTTTATAACAGTGGCAAATTGGCGGGAGCGAGTCAGCGTCATAAGCATTTACAATTAGTCCCCTTACCCTTAGTAGATACTAATATTAGTTTTCCGTTAGAAACTTGGTTTTTAGCGGCGATGTGGGCGGGAAAGTCTCTCCCTTTTCAACAGGCGATCGCCCCCTGTCCCCAAAATTGTCAATCTGAACCCGAAAACTGGGCAGCATACCTTGAAATAACCTATCTTCAATTACTCCAGCAACTTGATCTCTGGCAACCTGCAAGCCCAAAACCTAAACCCTATAACCTGTTAATGACGCGACAATGGTTAATGCTCATTCCCCGTTCCCAGGAAAGTTACAACGGCATTGAAGTCAATGCTCTGGGTTTTGTGGGGGCTTTGTTAGTCCGCAATACCAGTCAATTAGAACAGTTAAAAACTATTGGCCCTTTTACCCTATTAAAAAAAGTAGGTGTTTAG